In Papaver somniferum cultivar HN1 unplaced genomic scaffold, ASM357369v1 unplaced-scaffold_117, whole genome shotgun sequence, the DNA window AAGATAAATCGAGGTATCGTAGAACCGATTGGTTACTGAAATGTATTTTAGTCGATGATGGAAAGTTTGAATGGGAGAGATCAAGATGAGCTAGTTTTTCCAGACAAAAAAACTGAAGTGTGATATCTGATCCTGAAAAATCATTGAAAGCAAGATCAAGGTATTCGAGATGAGTAAAGTTGAAAAGGGAAGGAGATAACTTACCTCGTAGTGCGGTATTTGGACATGACATGAAAAGACTCACTCGGGCATTGAATTCCATGCCAGTCACAACAATTTCCATGTTGGCTGCCTTCTTTCCACGAAGACAAGTGTTTGTAAGGGTCATCCAaagaggatttgaaatttaacagagatcttctttcctcttcatggCATCCACTAGAGTCTAATGGACATAGAATGATGCTGAAcaataaaaacaacaagaaatgaagatcaacaagaagaagaggaaacgaTCTTTTATCGAGCAGTCTTAATGAATAAATCCATGGCTATCTGAAAATAAACCAACTGTATTGATTATATGAAGCTTTCGTTAGATAACTGAATATGCAGAATGGGTTAGGTATAGATTGCTAGTTTTGCCTCTAACTTTAGTATTTCAATAATTGCTAGTTTTACCTCTAACTTCCTCTTCTGCACCACTAGCTATTTTCTTTGGCCGTAGGACCTAGATAACTAAATCCATTAATTGAGAAAGTTAGTGTGAGTAGGTGAAAGTTGCCGCCCATTTATACAATTGTGGTCCTCGTTACAAGTTAGCGTAGCTAGGCAAGACCGATGATATACTTACTCCAGCAAGCACGCTAACATTTCCACAAGAAAATGTGGCAGTGgacaagaaaaaaaattgcatttcgtGATTTCTTATGTAAGGTGGGTGAAAACATTTTCTGCAGAAATACATGAACTTTTTTTCTAGTGgactttttaattttcttttaatatttttatcgataaagaatttggtgctgacgagtttcgaactcaggtcactggtataAGTATGATCACCCAAAGAGTTTACCACTGTATTGTAGTGACATCGGCATAACATCTCGTTCCCCATAGATCCAAGTCCAACACACATAATGCTTTGAGGAAAATATCCTTAAAAGTATCAATGAAAACGTAACCAGAAGAGTTGTGTCTCATATGATTTATAACCCCAAGATCCCTAAGTCATGATGAGAAGACTGTTATCTATATTCATTGtgggttttctttcttgaagTGCTTCTGCAGTGAACTCCACTCACCTCCCTGGGCTCCTTTATCTATATTCATTCATTGACTTATATTTCATTCATTGACTAGTATTACAGTGCAAACTAGACCTGGAAATCAAATACTTCAGCATTTTCTACCATTAGTAAAAGTACTGATTAGTTTGTTTTCTGAAGAATTCGAAAGACATATCCCTTATTCAACCAACTCAAGGTTTAGATCTCTTTAATTCTCATTGTTCTCTGTTTGATAAAGTGCCTGACAGATATAATGACATTATGTCCACCGGAGAGAACTTCACTCGAAATGCTGCTACTGCGGTCgaatcatcttcttcaaataAGGCTTCAAGCGGTAAAAGTTCATATTTTATATGCAAACCTTTCTCACGAGTGCTCTTGTCAATTAATTTTTTATTGCATTGGGTTATAAATGAATTTGTTAGACTGAATTTCTTATGCAAAATTAGACAACTAGCCAAGAGTGACAATGAACTTGAAATTGGACGCGTTGTTCTGTATGATGTTTCTCCGCTTAGGGTAGGCTAAGAGTGATACTTTTGATGTTAGTAGTTGGTACATGCCTGTGTGTGGGTTTTATCACATCTTCATACATTAGGTGTATAACGCATCTACAGTCAGCTAGTGTCTGTAATGTCATTCTTATAATATGAAACGTTACATTTGAGCATCATTTACAAACACAGTTGCAGACCAAATATAATTCAACTTTCAATAGACAAGTCTAGTCACTCTAACTGCAACAATATCCACTAATCTCCAATATCCGAACCACCATTTCTCTTTCCTTATAAGCAAAACAACGAACGGACCCCAAAACCCAACTCCAAATCCCAAAGCCATAAAACTGTAAAACAACCAATCCACATGTTTGTCAGTAGTAATACTGTTCTGGTCAGTGTCACAAGTTCTGTTTGTAAGGAACCCACATAACAAACTGTTGTTGGCGTACACTGAACCATCACCACTCAATGTATCAAAGTGTTCCCCTCTTGGGATTCTGCCACTGAAATTGTTCGAAGATAGATTCAAATAGCTGAGAAAATCCAATGACGCTAGGGATTGTGGGATAAGTCCAGACAGTTTGTTGTCTCTCAAATCCAAGGACTCTAAACCCTTCATGCTTCCAACAGTCGCTGGGATTAAACCGGAGAACTGATTATGTGATAGATTAAGCATAGAAAGCCCTTCCAGTTGACCTATCTCTTCTGGTATGTTCCCCTCAAGAGCATTGCACGATAGATCGATTCCAGAACTGACGTACAACTGCTCAAACTTTCTCATGACCCCTTTAATCACCATCTTGAATTGAAACTGAAAGTTCATTAGCTTTTCACTGAAGTCCAAACCAGGATCCCGAAAATGATACTTTTCAGTAGGTCTACTCAGTAGCCACCTCAAGTTCCCTATCTTAAGAATCGATCCTGAGAGATTGTTTATCGACAAGTCTAATATTTGAAGGTTAGGCAAATTGTAGATCTCTTTAGGGATTGGCCCACTGAAGTTATTTGACCTTAAAGAAAGAATCTTTAGGCCGACTAATAAACCAAGACCAGTGGGTATAATACCTTCCATGTTGTTATTTCCCAAGTCAAGAATTTCCAAATTCAGAAGTTTCTCTATTGAATTAGGAAATGTACCACTGAGATTGTTGTCGTTCAATTGAAGAAATAACAGGCCTTTTGCATTTTCAAGCTGTTTTGGAACATTTTCAGTGAGGAAGTTGTTGCCGAGATTTAGATAAATAAGAGAATTGCAGTACCCTATACCAGTAGATATAATCCCGGATAGTTTGTTGCTAGAGAGGTCAAGGTATTGTGTTTGTGAACATATTGAGAAGGGAATTGAACCTGAAAGTCCATTGCCATTCAAAAGTATTGTGTTAACACTAGATAATCGTTTTCCAGCTTCTATTGAGACTTCACCATTAAGTTTATTATGTGATAAATCGAAAATCTGGACACCTTTAGGTGGAAGAGGCAGACTACCACGAAGATTGTTGTTAGACAAATCTAAGTAAACGAGATTTTCAAGCTTGGAGATGCAAGATGGGATAGCTCCTCGGAGGTTATTATGAGATATATTCAATGCTCTTAGGTGAGTCATATTACAGATGAAAGTTGGAAAAACTTTCAGATTGCAAGATCCCAGTGCCAAAGTTTCCAGTTTAGGTTTAGAGGACAGATGTAAGTGTTGATCTATTGTGACCCTTAGCCTATTTGAGCTCAGATCTAGGGTAGTTAGGTTTGATAATTCATTAACCAAAGAGATAAATGAAATATTGCCTTCGATAGAGGTTTTAGATATACGCAAGTCAACAAGGTTCTTGAACATGGTAATGCAACTTGGTATGGTACCTGTAAATTTATTGCTTTCTAATACAAGTTGTCGAAGAGAAACAACCTTGCAGATTGAATTTGGTATAGGTCCTTGGAAATTATTTCTTGACAAGTCGAGGAAGTGTAGGTCTTTTAGATTGGAGATTGAATTTGGTATTGGTCCGTGGAAAATATTCCTGGACAGGTCTAGAAATCTTAGCCCTTTTAGCTTGAAGATTGCACTTGGTATGGATCCTTGGAATTTATTGTAAGACAAGTCAATAGAGTTTAGTTTTTTTAGATTGGAGATTGAAGAGTGGATAGAACTTGTTATGTCGTTCTGAGAGAGGTCCAGATGATGCAACCGAGAAAGATTGTAGATTGAAGAAGGTAATGATCCTTGAATTGTACCCCATGCGGCAGAAAGACTGACTAATAATGGCGCATTTGAAATTGAACTTGGAATTGGTCCATTTATTTGATTTGATGTTATCTGAAGTACTTTTAGTTTCGGCCAACGATTTTCAAACATCCTAGTAAGATTAGGCTGAAGATAATTGAAACTCACATCAAGCTCTCTGAGTTGAGGAAGATATGGAACTGAACCTTGTAGTTGACAGTAAGACAAGTTGAGAACTGAAAGTGAAGTAAAATTAGCTAGCTGTTCTGGTATTAAAGAACCGATGTAGTTGTCATTCATTTTGAGGGTGGATAGATGGGAAAGATTGTGAAGCTCATGGATTGGGAAAACGGAAGTACGAATATTGCAGTGAGAGAGATCAAGATATCTAATATTATAAAGGTACGACATATGCTCAGCAAAATTCTCTTCTAAAGATGTGGCCCCAGCTAGATTAATACCACTCAGCTTTAATACCCGGAGATTTACTAAACCTCTCATCCATTTTATAGATGACGATTCTAAGCAAGAGTTAGAAAACTTGGAGATTGTTTTGCAAGATAAATCAAGGTACTGTAAAGATGATAAGTTGCTGAAATGTGTCGAAATTGATGTTGAAAAGTTTGTGTTTGAGAGATCAAGATGGGTGAGTTTATTTAGATCGGAAAACTGAAATGGGATATCCGGTTCCTGAAAATTATTGAAGCCGAGATCAAGATACTCTATATAAGTTATGTTGAATAGAGAAGGAGATAGTTTACCTGTTAGCGAAGTGTTTGGTGGGTTGTAGGTGCCTTTGCCGTACCTAGTTTCTTCGATATAATTTTCAAGGTTTGTGTTCCGAAGGTCGATAGAGACAACACGAGATGACTCATCTGAACACCCAATTCCATGCCAATTACAACAGTTTTCATGTAGGATGCCTTCTTGCCATGAAGTCAAGCGATTTGAAGGGTCGTCCAaagaggatttgaaatttaatAGTGCCCTTCTTTCCTCTTCATAGCATCCATGAGAGGCTAGTGGGCATATAGTGACGTTGATCAATAAGAAGAACAATAAATGAAGATGGATAAGAAAAAGAAGATCAAATGATGTTGTTTGGGTAgtcttattgaatgaatacaTGGCAAACAAAAACTTAATTAGCCCTATATGCTTATTTCAAGTTTTGGTTTGATCAATGAATATGCAGAATTGTTTAATCAGATTCTGATTACTAGTTATAGTTTTCATATTATCAGGGTGCTGCATTTATAGTTCAATATTTGGAATTTCGTTCATTGACGTAAGACTTTAATAAGCATGATTTGACTAAGGTTCCTTGCCGTGTGTATGCTAATGAACCATCACAAGTTTGGATAGTTGAAAAGTCAGAAGTGGGTGTTTTCTGTAGAGTTTGGCACTCTGTCTAGCTAGCACATCTGGTCCCACAGCTTTATTGTACCCATGCGGAGCAAAATAAGATGCTCACCAAGCAAACTGAATTGATCACCACAGCTTTGTGGCACTTTAATAGCAGACTCTAGATGCAGTCAGGTTTATAGCCTTAAGTTCAGTTGCACATCTAAATGTCACAAAAGTCTTTACGGAAGCAGAATAACTTGGGTTCTTTTGATGGGAGAGCTTCAGCAGTGAGCTCCACTCACCATCTCCCTGGGCTCCTTTATGATCTATGTTCACTTATGTTTGATTGACTTGTGCTTCTTTCACTGACAAGTATTGGAGTGCAAACTAGACTTGGAAATCAAATGCTTTCCTTTGCTAGCAATGCTTCTTTTCCACCACTAATAAAAGTACTGATCAAAGACTACTGATTAGTGATTAACATGTTTCCAGAATTATATTCGCATCATGTGGACACATTTGAAGAACAACTTACTCAGTCAATCGATGATAGTTACACGGTTTCTAGTGCTCCACTAAATTGAACAAATATTTCACTTCTCTAATTCCAATAATTGTAGTTTCTACGGACAAGAAAATGTATTGAATTTGCCAGTGAATTGTGTCGACTATTGCGTCCCAACTTTTATTCTACTGAACTAAATTTGCTCGATCGATTTTATAAACATTTTGTTTCATCATGAACTGTACGGAATGGGTTACTTATAGATTACTATTTATAGTTGAAACTTTATGGCATAATAAGTTAAAGAGCACCAACTTGTTCAATTAATTGAAATTTATATGCACTTTTAGTTCATTGATTTGACTTCACTTGGAAATTACTCACTGTGGCTCTTTTTCGTTGCTTGTAGACCAGTTGGGACATCTTTGTTGAATCATATTTGAGATAAGAATCATGTGGACATCTTTGAAGTCAACATATCCCAcgtcaatcaattaaaattgctAGTTCAAAAGCAGTACAGTTTGGGATATCTTCATTATCTGCCGACAGCTTGTTTGGTATATATCACTACAGATACTGCAGTTTTGTATAACCATACAGGTACTTGTGTATTACAGCTCGAGGGACAAAGTGTTAAAGTGCCGAAGGTAAAGGCTTCTAGCGTCAGGAAAATGCAAATACTCATAACTCTGTCATTATTTATAGATGTGTAAATTTCTTGCTTTCAGAACGAGAGGAAATGGAAAACGCCGTTTAGTATCATGGTCAGTGTCAGAAATAAATCACCCGTTCTATGCTTATTTTTCTTTGTCATGACATTTATACTAACTTACTTGCCAAAATCGTAGTATTAGTAACTGGATATGTAAGCATGTAGTTGGGGAATGCAATAAGCCAGCAGATTCATTGGCAAACGTATGCTAGGAACTTTCAGTTAtccgaaaaaaggaaaaaacaccAACATGATAATATAAATTCATAATGATCAAACTTGATGCAGCAGATTTATAACGAATTTAatagctaatatatttcaaatgCTAGAAAATGTATCCTGGCTAGCTAACCTTCACCCTACTTGATGGAATtgatcttttctttcttttcttacatGTTGtttctcctaaagctttcaaggAAACAAAGCTGTTCATATGAGGAATTACTTCAAGAAAATCCATAGTCCCAAGTGTTTACCAAGTTGCAGTTTTCGGGTTGTAACTATAGAATGTCCCTTTCTCCGAGACAATCGACAAGTCTGCATACCAGAGTACTAATAAACCAGTCTTTGTGAACGCAACAGGTACGTTATCCCAAGAGGATGAACCTTCAAGGTCGATACTGAACTCTTTACACCAACTCCACGACTCGTACTTGTTATTGCCAACTGTAATGGACGTAGTAGTACCTGACGATGTTTTCTTAAAAGTCCATATATCTAAACAATCACCACTGTCATGGTTAACAACACACAACCACTCTCCATATCAGCCAATAATAAAAGTGTACGTTGAGACGGGAAAATGGTGGAGAGGGGAGCACATGGAACCCTTCGTCTGACAAATTGAAGGCCATTATCATCGTGTCTTCTTCATTCATATCTAACCAATGTATAGCTCCATTAACAAAGACACCATGTTCTTCAGATAACATGTAGGTGACTACCCCTTTTTTTCTCCACCCACTACCACCAGCAAGAGTGTATACTTGTAGATCTGCTGTACCAGCACCAAAGCTATATAAGAttctaacaaccttgtactcgTTGGTTTCTGCACTGTAACCAAAACCACTATGTATACAAGTAACATGATGGTAGTCATTAGTTTCGTTAAATCCTTGAAGATTTGAACATTCTCTAGTAATGGGATTACAGATATGGATTGGATCCTTGACGCCATACATTCTAGGTTCGGCTAAGCAAATCAAACCATTGCAAGAACCAACTAGCAAACGTGTGCTGTAATTCTTTTGTGATCGAACGGGAGGATGATTGATTAGTCTAACTGTGTTAGGAATGCTACACTCCTCTTtactattattattgttattcgTCTGATCATATTCTCCGTAGAAGAGTTCATGACCGCTTAAGTTTTTTGACTTGCATAAGAAAATAAGACCTAGACTTACCTTTTGTTCATGATGATCTAGTAGATCCTGTTGACGGCGAAAGTGCATGTCAATGAACTTCTTATCAAGTGATAAGAGATTTTGCCATGTTTTACAAACACTTTCGCATTCTAAGATTGTTTCTGCTGGTACTCGAGAAAATATTTCGATCGCTATTTCTGCTGGGATAACATCCATGGGGCGGGATGGGATTTGCCGATTTTCCcttgtcttcttttcttttccccCAACTATGAAGCTAGTAGGTTTACTTGTATAATGTTCATATTTACTATATCACCCTTGTAACGTTTGTAGTTTCTGGTGGTAGCCCCAGCCCCAAAACTGGTGCTACCTGAATAGAACTCTAGTATAAGTTTTTCTAatctatttgattattaattCTTAATTTTAACTGTTTCCAACCCAAGAACTCTGGGACTATGATgtaaaaactttaaaaagaacATTGGTTTTGTTTTTCTCCTCGTAAACAGTTTGCATAAACTTCAAAACTAATATAAAAACAAATTCAGATCAGCGCATTCAGATGACACACAGCAGTAGGCCTTCCTTTTGCCTTGATATCATTATTATTCATTTAGTCCTTCGTCCCACAAGAAACTTCAACTTCAATAATACAAGTATCATTTACGATGTATCCTTCATCAGGGTCGTACAGTTCACTGAGATGCAAGAATTTTATCCATCCCCAGTCCAAACCATATTTTCTTGGTAGGGAATTGGTATCTGTTTCTGCAGATTGAGTACAAAATTAGTTATAAGCTTAGTAAGACTGTGACTCAGTAACACTACTAACACACAGCAGCTACACATATAGAACATATTCTTATATTTTGATGCGTACCTCTTATGATTCTGTTACTGCTATTGCTTTGACTAGTAATGGATAAACTGAACTTCACATACAGATTGCAAGGGCACACGAAAATTGACAAGTAATCATACACTTTTTCGACTCCCAATGGATGAATCTCCAGCATCCTTTATAAGAACAACGTAATGGTAAAAACAAGCAACAAAaaacaaagagagaaaaaaaattcaagtacatGGAAAGCTAGAGTAGCAATAACTCGAAAGTAATGCATATAGACAACTACATACCATTCGTAACCATCCGCTCTAAATACATCAGAGTGTTGTACCGCTTTGTCAGTCAGCTCTGAGAAATTTTCAATCGTCCAGACGAATTTGGAAGATACTTGAACTAGTTGACCTACCATTTTTCACTGTGAGTATTTTCTTCTGAAAAAAAACATCCAGTATGCCTGCATTTATATACTCCATCCGTTCCATTTTAtatgatgttttagggttatttttttgttccacaatacttgaaggtcttcatatttttccacaaaactTCCAATAACATCTTAACATTTTGTCTTGAAactataaatttatttttaaatgcATTAATAGTAATTaatatttgatgatttttttaAAGGTATAGATGGAAAATAtttatatctctctccatttcttaatctgccTAAAAACTCCAAAAACATGTGGAACCGAGGGAGTATAAGCTTCTTTCTTGTTTGAGGGAAACTAAGAGACGTATTGGAGTTTGAAGACTCTTTATTTTGACTTGACTCATTGATTAGAATTTCTTTGGAGAACGTAATAG includes these proteins:
- the LOC113329695 gene encoding F-box protein At3g07870-like, which codes for MDVIPAEIAIEIFSRVPAETILECESVCKTWQNLLSLDKKFIDMHFRRQQDLLDHHEQKVSLGLIFLCKSKNLSGHELFYGEYDQTNNNNNSKEECSIPNTVRLINHPPVRSQKNYSTRLLVGSCNGLICLAEPRMYGVKDPIHICNPITRECSNLQGFNETNDYHHVTCIHSGFGYSAETNEYKVVRILYSFGAGTADLQVYTLAGGSGWRKKGVVTYMLSEEHGVFVNGAIHWLDMNEEDTMIMAFNLSDEGGDCLDIWTFKKTSSGTTTSITVGNNKYESWSWCKEFSIDLEGSSSWDNVPVAFTKTGLLVLWYADLSIVSEKGTFYSYNPKTATW
- the LOC113329999 gene encoding probably inactive leucine-rich repeat receptor-like protein kinase At2g25790 is translated as MYSFNKTTQTTSFDLLFLIHLHLLFFLLINVTICPLASHGCYEEERRALLNFKSSLDDPSNRLTSWQEGILHENCCNWHGIGCSDESSRVVSIDLRNTNLENYIEETRYGKGTYNPPNTSLTGSIPFSICSQTQYLDLSSNKLSGIISTGIGYCNSLIYLNLGNNFLTENVPKQLENAKGLLFLQLNDNNLSGTFPNSIEKLLNLEILDLGNNNMEGIIPTGLGLLVGLKILSLRSNNFSGPIPKEIYNLPNLQILDLSINNLSGSILKIGNLRWLLSRPTEKYHFRDPGLDFSEKLMNFQFQFKMVIKGVMRKFEQLYVSSGIDLSCNALEGNIPEEIGQLEGLSMLNLSHNQFSGLIPATVGSMKGLESLDLRDNKLSGLIPQSLASLDFLSYLNLSSNNFSGRIPRGEHFDTLSGDGSVYANNSLLCGFLTNRTCDTDQNSITTDKHVDWLFYSFMALGFGVGFWGPFVVLLIRKEKWWFGYWRLVDIVAVRVTRLVY